The genomic region tatattaaatttatgtttaatgtttatatacttatgaatataaattgactctaatttatcatgttgtttgttttaatttttgataatagaaaatgtcgaatttggaaaagcttaaatttactcctttagaatcaacggaaaacaactacatgccatgggttataaaagtaaaaatgcatcttaaatcaatgggcattcttgaaaccataaatgaaaacaacacttgttctgaaaaagaacaagcaacggcatgttgctgtattcatcaacatattgatgaatgcttacaaaataattatgtgactgtagaagatccccatgttttatgggaaggtctcaaaagcagattcaataatcaaagagaaattttacttccagctgctatggatcaatggagaacattaaggttccaagactttaagaaagtaaatgaatacagctcagctctgtataatacagtctcacaacttaaattctgtggacatgaaataagtgatgcagacatgttggagaaaactttctccacgatgaatgctgccaacatcacagtgcaaagaaatttgagaatgctaaagttcaacacatatcctgaacttaattcatatctcttggttgcagagcaaaatgatgagctattaatgaaaaatcagcaatcccgtcctactggtacacttgcaatccctgaagcaaatactgcaaataattataaacagggacaaggacgcgggcaaggtcgtggttataataaccatcgccatcatcatgccaaaagccataactatggtagaaaccatcattatggtaatgggaatgggcgtggacgtggccgtggccgtggtggtcaaagaaataataatccacgaaaatataaatatcaaccacaaaacaagcccactaaacaagatgttgaagcaaattcttctaaaaattatgaagaatcttgttacagatgtaGTAGAATGggtcactgggctaatacttgccgaacatctaaacatcttgttaagatgtatcaggattcggtgaaaggtaaagaaaaggaagtaaattttgtggataatattgatccaacagtcactgagcaaccatttgatttatatgaagatttcttgagttaaattaatatgtttcttttataaataaaatgatttaacctttgtcatcatgttttctcaaatgtttcagttctatatgttttatcaaatgttccagttctatgtttgatgtttcaattctatgtatgtcaaatgtttcagttttatctatttgtgtgtaataaacattttgtgtaacatttatatacttactgtttgtttcttatatatgaagtttaatatgaattctgctggaacacaacatcaatcaagtagtggagatctctgtattgcagatagtggtactacacacactatacttaaatctgaaaaatatttcattgatttgaaaccaacggaaggaactatacatacaatatcaggtgctgctaacttgatagaagggataggaaaggcaaaattcatattaccaaatggtacaacatttttaattaataatgccttattctctcctaagtcaagcagaaatttattgagtttttctgacatataccttaatggatatgattatcagtcagtaacggcagaaaatgagaaatatttaagtatcactaacaataatcacgtgattgaaaaactgccaagacttaattctggattacattatacacatataaatgtaccagaagcatatatggtgattaaagaaaagtatattgatcctggtgtatttaatttatggcgtaacagattgggccatccaggatcaacaatgatgaaaagaattattgaatgtacacatggacatccactgaaggatagaaaaatccttcatgatataatggttccatgtatatcttgctctcttggaaaattgataactagaccctcactacttaaggttgagaaagaatcaccaatgtttcttgaaagaattcaatgtgatatttgtggaccaattcatccaccatgtggaccatttagatatttcatggtcctaatagacgcatctagtagatggtctcatgtttgtctattatcaagccgtaatgtggcatttgcaaaatttcttgccgaaattattaaattgagagcacattttcctgattacatcattaaaaaggtgagacttgataatgctggtgagtttacatctcaagcatttaatgactattgcatgtctagaggaattgttgttgaacattctgttgctcatgtgcatacacaaaatggtttagccgagtcactgattaaacgtttacagttaatcgctagaccattgataatgagaacaaaactccctgtatctatatggggtcatgcaattttacatgctgctgcattgattcgcatcagaccaagtgcaagtcataaatattcccccctacaacttgcttttggtcaagatccaaatatttcccaccttagaacatttggttgtgcagtatatgttccaattgcgtcaccacaacgtacaaaaatgggtcctcaaaggaggttgggaatatatgtaggatatgaaacatcttcaatcataaggtatattgaacctatgacaggtgatgtttttacagcacgttttgctgattgtcattttaatgaaacattgtttcctagattagggggagaaataaaaaataaagaaaatgatgtttcatggtgtgaacctcaattaaagtatcttgatcctcgcacaaaagaatgcgagacagaagttcaaaagataatgcatatacaagaacttgcaaatcaaatgcctgatgcattcacagatacaaaaagggtgactaaatcatatataccagcagttaatgctccagctcgagttgagattccaaatcggaaaactgataatgtagtcactcaagaatctatgccacgtctgaaacgtgggagactagttggttccaaagataaaaatccttgaaaaagaaaattagctgataataaggtaaaagaaagtgttcaagaagaaccacaaatcagtactcctactgcagaggaaattgatgatgtcaatacagaaattgcaatcaattatgcacattcaaaaatattatggaacctaaatgaaatgaaaaatcttgatgagaaattttcatttaatgttgcatatgacatcatgaataatgatgatgatccagaaccaacatctatggttgaatgtcaaaatagacatgattgggctcaatggaaagaagcaatacgagctgaattagaatcactcaataaaagaaaagttttcggatccatcattctcactcctaaagatgtgaaacctgtagaatacagatggatttttgtccgaaaaagaaatgagaaaaatgaagttacaaggtataaagctagacttgtagctcaaggtttttctcaaagaccgggaattgattatgaagaaacttattcccctgttatggatgcaattacttttagatacttaatcagcctggcagtttctaaaaatttagaaatgcatctcatggatgttgtgactgcttatctatatggatcacttgatagtgatatatatatgaagatacctgaaggatttaaggtaccagaagcatcaaatgcaaaacccaaagaaatgtattcgattaaattacaaagatctttatatgggttaaaacaatcgggacgtatgtggtataactgattaagtgattacttgataagcaaagggtatacaaataaccttacttgtccttgtgttttcattaagaaaacaacattcggatatgtgatcatagctgtttatgttgatgatcttaacatcataggtacaaataaagagatccatgaagccattcaacttctaaagaaagaatttgaaatgaaagatctcggaaaaaccaagtattgccttggtttacaaattgagcatatggctaatggtttacttgtacatcaaacaacatatactgaaaagattctgaaacgtttcaatatggacaaggcaaaaccattaagtactcctatggttgttagatcactcaatgttgaaactggtccatttcgtccatgtgaagatcatgaagatattcttggaccagaagtaccaaatcttaatgcaattggagctcttatgtatcttacaaattgtacaagacctgacatttcttttgcagttaatttgttggcaaggttcagctctgctcctaccaaaagacactggaatgggatcaaacacatatttcgataccttcgaggaactactgatttaggattattttattctaacgaatcaaaacaagatttggttggttatgctgatgcaggttatttatctgatccacataaagctaaatctcaaactggatatgtattcctaaatggaggtactgcaatatcatggcgttctcaaaaacaaacacttgttgctacatcatcaaatcatgccgaagtgattgcattacatgaagctactcgggaatatttttggttgagatcaatgacacaaatcattactgattcttgtggactagaacgcgataaaagtccaacaattatctatgaagataatgcagcttgcatagcacagatgaaagaagggtatatcaaaagtgaccgaaccaaacacatacctcctagattcttctcatacactcaaaatctcattaaggacaacgagattgaaatgagatatgttcaatccagcaaaaactctgctgatcttttcacgaaagcacttccaactgctattttcagaacacatgttcataacattggcatgagacatgttcaaaagatgtaacaactgaagtgatgtctacttgagggggagtcaactccatgctgcactcttttttccttagctaaagtttttttcccactgggttttctttagcaaggtttttaacgaggcagtaacttacagttgatcttcaacaaacaaaattgctatccaagggggagtgttataatatataaatatatatatatatggatagtcaattattgatacacaaaagtaatattattgtattacctaaacttgtgatatttttgctataaaatagccatgaatgcaagcattaaacttgtaccattttctcacacttacaaagtgtttctttctttctctccattatcatctttattcttacacttcattattagcattcttaatcaagaatcaaaccactaaaggtagttataagcctactgaattataacatcaagaatcaaaccactaaaggtagttataagcatactgaattataacacttttATTTTTAATTTAGCTTCACTTCATTGATGAGCGTTTCAttgaattataatatttatatttataaaatgacTCATGATCGATTTATATTATTTGGTGTTGTTTTGAATCTAGTGTTAGGGTTCTAATTTGTTGTAATATTACTTTTTGAATGTTTACAGAATTACAGTATCATATATGAAGGAGCATATGAAAACGTGCTGGTTAAGATCAAGTTTTAATCTTGAATCTATTGAAGTGTTATATTTTAATCTTATCAGACTGCGAATGTGTGTTTGCGTCTTAATTATCATTATAGCTCGTCTTACTTTCATGGGTTAATAAGCATGTAGTGATTTAGTTAGTTTATTAAGTTATAAGAAAGTGTTACTTAAAGTTTAGCAGACTGcaaaagtgtgtgtgtgtgtgtgtgtttgtgtgtgtgtgcgtgtgtgtgtgtgtgtgtggtggcATCACAAATGACCCAATGAACAATCACGACCACAGAAAATGCATCCTTCTTTTTTCTTTCCCGGTGGAATTTAGCTAAAATTTTGATACTTTTGGGATATGTTTGCAGGTTAAGTATGTTAATGAACGCCACAGTTTTAATGTGCCTGTTAAATGCATGAAACTCGATATTAACTTTGCTAAGTTAATGGAGAAGATTCGCAGTCTCTTTAACTTTGGTTCTGATGTTACGTTTTCGTTAACTTATGTTGATGAACGCAAACACAATGTTGTCCTTGTGCCTGATAATGCTCTCCATGATATCTGGTGCCAACAATTTAACCCGTTGATTATTACCGTAAAACTCAAAACTCCGATTGTGTTCAAGGTTCTTTGGTttacactttatattttttttactattatttatattatttttttcgtTTAACGATTTCATGGTTCGTCCATCCTCCATATTTGTACTCTTATCTAGTTATCTTATGTTTTACTTTCTTTCATTTTAATTTAGCTTCACTTAAAATTGATGAGCGTTTCAttgaattataatatttataaaactaCTCATATTCGATTTGTATTATTTGGTGATGTTTTGAACCTAGGGTTAGGGTTCTAATTTGTTGTAATATTACATGTTGAATGTTTACAGTATCATATATGAAAGAGCATATGAAAACTTGCTGTTTAAGATCAAGTTTTAATCTTGAATCTATTAAAGTGTGTGCGGCTTGATTATCATTATAGCTCGTCTTACTTTCATGTGTTAATAAGCATGTAGTGATTTAGTTAGTTTATTAAGTTATATGAAAGTGTTACTTAAAGCTTAGCAGACTGCAAATGCTCttgtattgtgtgtgtgtgtgtgtgtgtataagagAATAGCATCACAAATGACCCAATTAACAAACACCACCCAGTTGGTCTGTACTAGATATAAACTAACCACATAAAATGCATCCTTTTTTTGTTCCTTTCTTTCCCGGCGGAATTTATCTAAAATCTTGAAACTTTTGGGATATGTTTGCAGGTTAAGTATGATAATGAATGCCACAGTTTTGATGTGCCTGTTAAAGACGAGAAACTCGATCTTAACTTTGCTAAGTTAATGGAGAAGATTCGCAGTCTCTTCAACTTTGGTTCTGATGTTACGTTTCGTCTAACTTATGTTGATGAATATAAACGCAATGTTTCCCTTCTGAGGGATGATGATCTCGAAGAAATCTGGCTCCAACAAGTGAACCCGGTGATTATTACCGTGAAACATCTTTGATTAATTATAACCTGCGAATTACCAGTTTGAATgatgttttaatatttattattattattataataaaggaATATGATTCAAGTTAAGTTTGTGTATTGTGTGGAGCTTGATATGTTTGTATGAATGTGAGCGGTGTCATGGATTCATGGGTCCACACCACAATCTATTGATTGCGCTGTCAAGAGACGAGAACAATTTTTCTCGTTGCTTGACCCAACTCCTATATATTTATCATCATCATAGCCTATTTTAGAAAGCTCTCTTATAATGAACTTCATGAACTTCGTTGATTCTTTTTGGGAGTTGTGATCGTGTTGATACCAATCCAAAGTCACTAACGTTGTTGCTAATCATGGGAAACCGTATGTTTTTTTTGCGTCAATCATTTGGCAACAAAGAGGATACCACGTATTAAGAGGGCAACCATACTCCGTAGAGTAGTTGATAATAAAGGATATcaaaaataaaatgacagtaaaacaCGGTATTGACCCAACAAAATACGTGttccaaattttaaattttttttattatttttttatttttttaacggcgatttttGGCATCAGTAAattatttatttcaacgaccctcatcttTTGCACATAACACACACGTTCAGGcgaaaacccgaacccgatcgacggtactcgggaacacatccattcaggCAGTGGTCCGAGTAGAGGTCCGTGAACAGATCTAGTAAAACATCCCTATAGTGTCAATATAtatcaccattattggtgttcagttggtttaaagaaaaatcatgtcatccctaaggatcgaactcacgacctctccctatcccatgacacaagtTACATGGGGAAACCGTTGGGCTATGCTCGCAAGCTCACGTGTTCCAGTAATGATCACAATTcaataagtaattgttaaaatgACATTAAAGCACACATGCAGGCGTGTTTTTGCTTTATTGATTGTATATATAACTAGATTTAAGAGCTCTTGCGTTGCACGGGTACTCATAAGTAAAATAAATCTAAAATGTAAAATGTTATATCATCTTACAGAATGATAATGACAGTATCAATAGTATCTAAATCATAAGAATTAAAAACGTTATAGTTGATATCAAATAACACATGTTTGCCCATCAAGTAATGCtgctaagagcccgtgcgttgcacggcgacttttaatcaaacaaactggaaaaataaatgttatattaattaaCGGTATGATAAAATTACAAACTCGTACCTATCtgtaaatgttataatatttattGCAACcaaattattagtagtattataagtattatgttaGTATATGTTTTGTATTTTACAACTTTTTATTGATTAATTTACAATTGAGAAATGGGTAAATATTATACTTGGCAAGTTAGACCCatactctcaaatttgggtcaaaCTTTTGGGTCTTAAAAACCATTTTAACCTGTTACCTAAATTTTTCCATTCGCTAGGTATAGTAAATATAAAAAAATTGTAGCTAAAAACTAAATGAGTGGAATGTAGCACAAAATGACCCTTTTTGACCTAGACCCATTATGACTCACTACCTACTATGCTACACACGATAGAAATATTTAAAAAACATAAGTTGTAAACTGACCTGAACCACGAACTCAAATGCAAGAACAGGACCACTTAGTTTATAAAGAGACAACAATTGATAAGATGAATCTAATACGATCGGTATTATAGTTTCTATGATCGATTCTTCGGCAGCTGTTAGATCATCCAAGATGTACTTTTTGAGAAGTATGCAAGTTAACCCGAATGGAACGTTCTGTGATTTTAGCTTTCTCTTCTCCTCATTCACTGGTTCATTTTTTACTTTATCACCCTCTTTTTCTTTAGAAACAACCTCAATTCTACCATCATCAATCAATGACACTACCAGAATTTGCACTACAACATTAATGTACATGAACCAGAATGATAATAACAACCTTTATAATTGAACTTTGACAATCAATATGATACAAAAAATCTATTGTGAATCCTTGCTTCATGTACATTCAGATATACATAGACAATCACATATACATGCACATTCACATACATAATAACACACATTTATTGCCCAAATGTAGATAATTTTACAGATGGTCCTTTTCCTAATATGAAAGACCGTAGTATTCTTAAGTATTCTATATGACATATATAATGTAAAATGTAATCTACTAAAGAAGGAACGAACACGGTGATGACTCACTCATTTCACAAATATAAAGCATCTTAACTGCATCATGGGTAAATTTCATAAAATAGATCTTAAATGGCCATTCATATAGAGATGAAGTGTGTACCTGCAT from Rutidosis leptorrhynchoides isolate AG116_Rl617_1_P2 chromosome 9, CSIRO_AGI_Rlap_v1, whole genome shotgun sequence harbors:
- the LOC139868101 gene encoding uncharacterized protein translates to MMRKTLSTSSVVQNINRRFYAVQILVVSLIDDGRIEVVSKEKEGDKVKNEPVNEEKRKLKSQNVPFGLTCILLKKYILDDLTAAEESIIETIIPIVLDSSYQLLSLYKLSGPVLAFEFVVQHSR